AGCGTTACTAATTTAGTATCATTCTAATCTTAAAGAAACATGGCGTATTATTCAAGCGTCATCGCTCGTTGTTTTTTCTCAAAATCATGCGTTTTGTTGAGAATCATTCGAAAGTGTGACCGGTTCTTCTAGTTCCTTGATCGTCGAAGCCCGATGAATCCGTTGTGACAGTAAGAGCAGTGGTATTCCGAATAATGTCAAGCCCGCTAATATCCCGAAAATCGGTAATGGACGGTCCGCTCCATATAAACTTAATAAATGACCACCGGCAATCGGACCAATCGATTGACCAATCGATGTTAACCCCATCGCTCCGAAATAACTGCCTCGTAGTTCTGGCTTCGCAAAGCGATCGGTCAAGATGTCAGTCATCGTGAACATCATGACTTCGCCACATGTGAAGATGACCATCGCGACGACCATCAACCAAATCGAACTCGCATTACCGATGATGAACAAACCGACAGCGACGGTCGCAATCCCGGTCGTGATCGAGACGAGTGGTGACGTCTTAACACCAAACTTCATGATCGGATACTGCACGATCAAAACGGTGATTGCATTGATCGTAATCAAAATTGCATAAAGCGTCTTCCCGCCTTCAAGCAGTGACGTCTCCGTTAAGAACTGTGGCAAGGTCGAGTTGAACTGACTGTAACCGAAGACACCGAAGATGATACCGGCGAGTGCGAGCGTAAAGGCGATATCCGTCCGCAACAGACGAATCGTTGCACCGAACGAGACCTTTTTTCCACCGTGTGTTTCAGTAATCGGATGGCGTTTGAACAAGATACCGATCATCACCCCGTACGCGATATAGACGAACGCCGTGATGTAAAACGTCGCTGACGTGTTCCCCGCACTCAGCAGTAAGGCGATTCCCGGACCGATCGCTGCAGCGATATTGATCATCGCATAACGGATGTTGAAGACGAACAACCGGTTAGCTTCATCCGTCGTATCACTGATCAAGGCACGAGCGGATGGTTCGAAGATCGAGCGACAGACCC
This window of the Exiguobacterium acetylicum genome carries:
- a CDS encoding MDR family MFS transporter, which codes for MQRIRQLHPLTLGVLFGTFFSRLGTFITMPFFAIYMTTVLKFDPVDVGWVLSISAIASLVMSFIGGTLSDRYGRRAMMLAGTIGFAIVFIALAQVETFWAFFTLSALNGVCRSIFEPSARALISDTTDEANRLFVFNIRYAMINIAAAIGPGIALLLSAGNTSATFYITAFVYIAYGVMIGILFKRHPITETHGGKKVSFGATIRLLRTDIAFTLALAGIIFGVFGYSQFNSTLPQFLTETSLLEGGKTLYAILITINAITVLIVQYPIMKFGVKTSPLVSITTGIATVAVGLFIIGNASSIWLMVVAMVIFTCGEVMMFTMTDILTDRFAKPELRGSYFGAMGLTSIGQSIGPIAGGHLLSLYGADRPLPIFGILAGLTLFGIPLLLLSQRIHRASTIKELEEPVTLSNDSQQNA